A part of Eubacterium sp. AB3007 genomic DNA contains:
- a CDS encoding HsmA family protein, with the protein MNTMLIAAVVAITMALLFYTIGVWWERLERELAGRHLVFFCLGLLCDIAGTMLMASFAQGGATQAGSLLLSLHGSTGAAAIVLMAFHAVWAAIVLIRNREREKRTFHRFSVLVWAIWLIPYFSGVVMGMRGQ; encoded by the coding sequence ATGAACACAATGTTGATCGCGGCGGTAGTTGCCATCACGATGGCGCTTTTGTTCTATACCATCGGCGTCTGGTGGGAGCGGCTGGAGCGGGAACTCGCCGGCAGGCATCTGGTGTTTTTCTGCCTGGGATTGCTTTGTGACATCGCCGGAACGATGCTCATGGCGTCTTTTGCCCAAGGTGGCGCGACACAGGCAGGGAGTTTGCTCTTGAGCCTGCACGGAAGCACTGGCGCGGCAGCTATCGTATTGATGGCATTCCACGCTGTCTGGGCGGCGATCGTCCTGATCCGAAACCGCGAACGGGAGAAGCGGACCTTTCACCGGTTCAGCGTGCTGGTCTGGGCGATCTGGCTGATCCCGTATTTCTCGGGCGTGGTAATGGGAATGAGGGGGCAATAG
- a CDS encoding cysteine hydrolase family protein, whose translation MRKILVVIDMQNDFVDGSLGTAEAEAIVENVKQKIRTYAPEDVFATMDTHGEDYMNTQEGENLPVLHCIKGTEGWEIRSDIAALMPGARIYEKPTFGSTRLAADLADIAREEEIRIELIGLCTDICVVSNALLLKAMMPEVEISVDASCCAGVTPEKHLAALETMRSCQIQVR comes from the coding sequence ATGAGAAAGATACTTGTCGTCATCGATATGCAGAATGATTTTGTGGATGGTTCTTTGGGGACGGCAGAGGCAGAGGCCATCGTGGAAAACGTGAAGCAGAAGATCCGGACATATGCGCCGGAGGATGTGTTCGCTACGATGGATACCCACGGCGAGGACTATATGAACACGCAGGAAGGGGAGAACCTCCCCGTCCTGCACTGCATCAAGGGCACAGAAGGATGGGAGATCCGTTCGGATATCGCGGCGCTTATGCCCGGGGCCAGGATCTACGAGAAACCCACATTCGGAAGTACCAGACTGGCAGCTGATCTTGCGGATATTGCCAGAGAAGAGGAGATACGGATCGAGCTCATCGGGCTTTGTACAGATATCTGTGTCGTGTCCAACGCACTCCTGCTGAAGGCGATGATGCCAGAGGTAGAGATCAGCGTAGATGCTTCCTGCTGTGCCGGTGTTACACCGGAGAAACATCTTGCTGCGCTGGAGACCATGCGTTCCTGCCAGATTCAGGTGCGATAA
- a CDS encoding MBL fold metallo-hydrolase — translation MKTISKYESLRLENQRCFPLYACAKEVIRQYRKPLAELNLKDGFYTQPMAFGGEEGLDRFDKNIRYRGSLQNYLIDAGEEVILVDNGLPAGTPEEVPDEDSIAFTGKDICSYMEAFAALGYKPEQVTRILLTHRHSDHSGEIRSFPNSPTWTKLCMRTSCLWICLRSVRA, via the coding sequence ATGAAGACAATTAGTAAATACGAGAGCCTTCGACTGGAAAACCAGCGGTGCTTTCCCCTCTACGCCTGCGCGAAGGAGGTAATACGTCAGTACAGAAAACCTCTGGCAGAACTGAACCTTAAAGACGGGTTCTATACGCAGCCGATGGCCTTTGGCGGCGAAGAAGGACTGGACAGGTTTGACAAGAATATCAGATATCGCGGAAGCCTTCAGAACTATCTGATCGACGCAGGGGAGGAAGTGATCCTCGTAGATAACGGCCTTCCTGCGGGCACTCCGGAAGAGGTTCCGGATGAGGACAGTATCGCGTTTACCGGCAAGGATATCTGCAGTTACATGGAAGCCTTCGCTGCTCTGGGGTATAAGCCGGAACAGGTAACCAGGATCCTGCTCACCCACAGACACAGTGACCACTCGGGTGAGATCAGGTCATTTCCGAACTCACCTACGTGGACGAAGCTTTGTATGAGAACAAGCTGTCTGTGGATATGTTTACGATCCGTCCGAGCATGA
- the ychF gene encoding redox-regulated ATPase YchF, translating to MKLGIVGLPNVGKSTLFNAITKAGAEAANYPFCTIEPNVGVVTVPDERIRVLTELNKSRKTIYTTIEFCDIAGLVKGASQGEGLGNKFLGHIREVAAIVHVVRCFENDNIVHVSGQIDPLSDIETINTELILSDMEVLERRIAKTAKGARNDKALAAELAMLKKVNEFLGTGKSARAMELDEEEAAFVETLGLLSYKPIIYVANVSEDDAADEAGNPYVQKVREFAASEGAEAICCCAELEQEISELEDDEKAMFLEEMGIEESGLDKLIKASYRLLDLISFLTTGEDETRAWTIKVGTKAPQAAGKIHTDFEKGFIRAETINYDVLMAECDGSMVKAKEKGLLRSEGKEYVVKDGDIITFLFNV from the coding sequence ATGAAACTGGGGATAGTCGGGCTTCCAAATGTCGGTAAGAGTACTTTGTTCAACGCCATCACCAAGGCGGGAGCGGAGGCGGCGAACTACCCGTTCTGCACCATCGAACCCAATGTGGGCGTGGTGACCGTGCCGGACGAGCGGATCCGCGTGCTGACAGAGCTGAACAAGTCACGGAAGACCATCTACACCACCATCGAGTTCTGCGACATCGCCGGTCTGGTGAAGGGAGCATCCCAGGGGGAAGGGCTTGGCAACAAGTTCCTGGGACACATCCGTGAGGTGGCGGCCATCGTCCACGTGGTGCGGTGCTTTGAGAACGACAACATCGTCCACGTCAGCGGCCAGATCGATCCGTTGTCGGACATCGAGACCATCAACACCGAGCTGATCCTGTCCGACATGGAGGTGCTGGAGCGGCGCATCGCCAAGACGGCGAAGGGGGCTCGCAACGACAAAGCCCTGGCAGCGGAACTTGCCATGCTGAAGAAGGTCAACGAGTTCCTGGGCACCGGAAAGTCAGCCAGGGCCATGGAACTGGACGAGGAGGAGGCTGCATTCGTAGAGACACTGGGCCTGCTATCCTACAAACCTATCATATATGTAGCCAACGTGTCAGAGGATGACGCGGCAGATGAGGCGGGCAATCCGTACGTACAGAAGGTGCGCGAGTTTGCAGCCAGTGAAGGCGCAGAGGCGATCTGCTGCTGTGCAGAACTGGAGCAGGAGATCTCAGAACTGGAGGATGATGAGAAGGCTATGTTCCTGGAAGAGATGGGCATCGAGGAGTCAGGGCTGGACAAGCTCATCAAGGCTTCCTACCGCCTGCTGGATCTGATATCCTTCCTGACCACCGGGGAGGATGAAACGAGAGCATGGACCATCAAGGTAGGAACCAAAGCCCCCCAGGCAGCCGGCAAGATCCACACGGACTTCGAGAAAGGTTTCATCCGGGCTGAGACCATCAACTATGACGTTCTCATGGCTGAATGCGACGGGAGCATGGTCAAGGCCAAGGAGAAGGGACTGCTGCGATCCGAGGGTAAGGAATATGTGGTGAAGGATGGGGATATCATCACGTTCCTGTTTAACGTATAG
- a CDS encoding DUF6506 family protein, whose amino-acid sequence MITCAFMYIAPGLDPLKQHAVIPSEDAPMYVVGVSNYDQAEAIALELSKIGCDCIDLCPGFGVEGVARIKKAVGPNTLVGVVRYDSVPLFGGKSGDEMF is encoded by the coding sequence ATGATCACTTGCGCATTCATGTATATCGCACCGGGATTGGATCCGCTGAAGCAGCATGCGGTGATCCCATCGGAAGATGCACCCATGTATGTGGTGGGCGTCAGTAATTATGACCAGGCAGAGGCGATCGCGCTGGAGTTGTCGAAAATAGGCTGTGACTGTATTGATCTGTGTCCAGGGTTCGGTGTGGAAGGCGTGGCCAGGATCAAGAAGGCCGTCGGTCCAAATACCCTGGTAGGCGTTGTGCGTTATGACAGCGTGCCACTATTCGGCGGCAAGTCAGGCGATGAGATGTTCTGA
- a CDS encoding HD domain-containing protein — protein sequence MIDKAYIRKAFDRYVADYDAGDPKIRLKIDHTYRVAGLCARIAEEVPGTEPDLAWVMGMLHDIGRFEQVRRYHTFIDARSVQHAAFGADLLFREGLLEQLAPGLSEEQSHLLELSIRSHSLYRLPEELTEAERRYCQLLRDADKIDIFRVIWETPLEDIYNVSREALENATVSEEVKDCFRSRTSVLRELKKTPIDYLVAHICMSFELVYPVSREIAGEQGYLERLLAFRSRNPETEDWFAYMRANYR from the coding sequence ATGATCGACAAAGCATATATCAGGAAGGCTTTTGACCGTTACGTGGCCGATTACGACGCAGGGGACCCAAAGATCCGACTGAAGATCGACCACACGTACCGGGTCGCAGGGCTTTGTGCGAGGATCGCGGAGGAGGTGCCGGGCACGGAACCGGACCTGGCCTGGGTGATGGGGATGCTTCACGACATCGGGCGTTTTGAACAGGTGAGACGCTATCACACCTTTATCGACGCCAGGTCCGTGCAGCATGCGGCCTTCGGCGCGGATCTTCTCTTTCGGGAGGGTTTGCTCGAACAACTGGCGCCGGGGCTTTCGGAGGAGCAGAGCCATCTGCTGGAGTTGAGCATCCGAAGCCACAGTCTCTACCGCCTGCCGGAGGAACTGACGGAGGCGGAACGTCGGTATTGCCAGCTCTTGCGGGACGCGGACAAGATCGATATATTCCGAGTCATCTGGGAAACGCCCCTGGAGGATATTTATAACGTAAGCAGAGAGGCGCTGGAGAACGCAACGGTCAGCGAGGAAGTGAAAGACTGCTTTCGGAGCCGGACATCTGTGCTTCGGGAATTGAAGAAGACGCCCATCGATTACCTTGTGGCACACATATGTATGAGTTTTGAGCTGGTGTACCCAGTGAGCCGGGAGATCGCCGGTGAGCAGGGCTATCTGGAACGGCTGCTGGCCTTCCGCTCCCGGAACCCGGAAACGGAAGACTGGTTTGCCTATATGCGGGCGAACTACCGCTAG
- a CDS encoding nitroreductase family protein → MTYLYKGDFLTDSFDFRADPAKCIHCGRCLDVCSSQILYEDPGDHTVKMRAEADGVCGWAGCYRCQRCMAVCPAGAITILGKDPASSVRPEDAATADQLAALMRMRRSCRHFLDKPVPREEIDAMLTLLENVPTGSNRQSLQFSVVYDKETMDKFRNLVHDRAFQLAEEGIYPGAFDQADWESQIALEPTRNHGDMFFLNAPHILVIHSPRNLGCWHIDPHLAAAWFDLICASRGLASIIMTMPVGALSKMPDVQALLQIPEDRYFGTILGFGYPAVEFARGVQREGIMQTHEIRF, encoded by the coding sequence ATGACTTATCTTTATAAAGGTGATTTTCTGACTGATTCGTTTGATTTCCGCGCAGACCCGGCCAAGTGCATCCACTGCGGCCGCTGTCTGGACGTCTGCTCCTCCCAGATCCTGTACGAGGATCCCGGGGATCACACCGTAAAGATGCGGGCAGAAGCCGATGGCGTCTGTGGCTGGGCCGGCTGCTATCGATGCCAGCGCTGCATGGCGGTCTGTCCCGCCGGTGCCATCACCATCCTGGGCAAAGATCCGGCATCGTCGGTCCGTCCGGAAGATGCCGCCACCGCAGACCAGCTTGCCGCGCTGATGCGCATGCGCCGCAGCTGTCGCCACTTCCTGGATAAACCCGTCCCCCGGGAGGAGATCGATGCAATGCTGACCCTGCTTGAGAACGTCCCCACCGGCAGCAACCGGCAATCTCTGCAATTCTCCGTGGTTTACGATAAAGAAACTATGGACAAATTCCGAAACCTCGTCCACGACCGTGCCTTCCAGCTGGCGGAGGAAGGAATCTACCCGGGCGCCTTCGATCAGGCAGACTGGGAATCCCAGATCGCTCTGGAGCCTACCCGTAATCATGGGGATATGTTCTTCCTGAACGCACCCCATATTCTGGTGATCCACTCCCCCAGAAACCTGGGATGCTGGCACATCGATCCCCATCTGGCAGCGGCCTGGTTCGATCTCATCTGCGCCAGCCGCGGCCTCGCCTCGATCATCATGACCATGCCTGTGGGAGCTTTGTCCAAGATGCCGGACGTGCAGGCCCTGCTGCAGATCCCGGAAGACCGTTACTTCGGGACGATCCTCGGCTTCGGCTACCCCGCCGTGGAGTTCGCCCGCGGCGTGCAGCGTGAAGGGATCATGCAGACCCACGAGATCAGATTCTAG
- a CDS encoding NUDIX hydrolase gives MKDKDLMWEELHRESIVTDQWIDFRKSAYRYPDGRVFEPFYSYSRRDYTVIVASDEAGRYLCVRQFRQGIREVTTEFPAGGIEQSDGLEYGNKAAAENALDCARRELMEETGFVSDQWTHLITIPANATISDNYAYVFLAENCRKAGSQHLDETECLNMELRTAEEIEEMIRTGNFQQSVHVMAWLLAKEHKQRR, from the coding sequence TTGAAAGACAAGGATCTGATGTGGGAGGAACTGCACAGGGAGAGCATCGTTACAGATCAGTGGATCGACTTCCGGAAATCAGCGTACCGGTATCCGGACGGGCGGGTGTTCGAACCGTTCTATAGTTACAGCCGTCGGGACTACACGGTGATCGTGGCCTCAGATGAGGCGGGCAGATATCTATGTGTCCGCCAGTTCCGGCAGGGGATCCGTGAGGTGACGACAGAGTTTCCGGCGGGAGGGATCGAGCAGAGTGACGGCCTGGAGTACGGCAACAAAGCCGCGGCGGAGAACGCGCTCGACTGTGCCCGGCGGGAACTGATGGAGGAAACCGGTTTTGTGTCCGATCAGTGGACGCACCTGATCACGATTCCGGCGAACGCAACGATCTCAGACAATTACGCCTATGTATTTCTGGCGGAAAACTGCCGGAAGGCAGGGAGTCAGCACCTGGACGAGACCGAGTGTCTGAACATGGAACTGCGCACGGCGGAGGAGATCGAGGAGATGATCCGCACAGGCAATTTCCAGCAGTCGGTACACGTCATGGCCTGGCTGCTTGCGAAGGAACATAAACAAAGGAGATAG